A genomic window from Pseudomonas alcaligenes includes:
- the fabZ gene encoding 3-hydroxyacyl-ACP dehydratase FabZ has product MMDINEIREYLPHRYPFLLVDRVAELDVEAKTIRAYKNVSINEPFFNGHFPDHPIMPGVLIIEAMAQAAGILGFKMLDVKPADGTLYYFVGSDKLRFRQPVLPGDQLVLQAKFLSVKRSIWKFECQASVDGKEVCSAEIICAERKL; this is encoded by the coding sequence ATGATGGACATCAACGAGATTCGCGAATATCTACCGCACCGCTATCCTTTCCTGCTGGTGGATCGCGTAGCCGAGCTGGACGTGGAAGCCAAGACCATTCGTGCCTACAAGAATGTCAGCATCAACGAGCCCTTCTTCAATGGCCACTTCCCCGATCATCCGATCATGCCGGGCGTGCTGATCATCGAGGCCATGGCTCAGGCCGCCGGCATCCTCGGTTTCAAGATGCTCGATGTGAAGCCGGCTGACGGCACCCTGTATTACTTCGTCGGCTCCGACAAGCTGCGCTTCCGCCAGCCAGTGCTCCCTGGCGACCAACTGGTACTGCAAGCCAAGTTCCTCAGCGTCAAGCGCAGTATCTGGAAGTTCGAGTGCCAGGCCAGTGTCGATGGCAAGGAAGTCTGCTCGGCGGAAATCATCTGTGCGGAACGCAAGCTATGA
- a CDS encoding OmpH family outer membrane protein, protein MRKLTQLVLVAAALMATPAFAEMKIAVMNYQMALLESDAAKKYAVDAEKKFGPQLSKLKQLESDAKRIQDRLVKDGEKMQQAERERLELEFKQKARDFQFQSKELNEAKAISDRDMLKQLKPKLDKAVEEVIKQGNYDLVLERGAVVDVKPQYEITRQVIERMNSQR, encoded by the coding sequence GTGCGTAAGTTGACTCAACTGGTTCTGGTCGCCGCAGCCCTGATGGCGACCCCGGCCTTTGCCGAGATGAAAATCGCGGTGATGAACTATCAGATGGCCCTGCTCGAGTCCGATGCCGCCAAGAAGTATGCCGTTGATGCCGAGAAGAAGTTCGGCCCGCAGCTGAGCAAGCTCAAGCAGCTGGAAAGTGATGCCAAGCGCATCCAGGATCGTCTGGTCAAGGATGGCGAGAAAATGCAGCAGGCCGAGCGTGAGCGCCTGGAGCTGGAGTTCAAGCAGAAGGCCCGCGATTTCCAGTTCCAGTCCAAGGAGCTGAACGAAGCCAAGGCCATCTCCGACCGCGACATGCTCAAGCAGCTCAAGCCTAAGCTGGACAAGGCCGTTGAGGAAGTGATCAAGCAGGGCAACTATGACCTGGTACTGGAGCGTGGCGCCGTGGTCGACGTCAAGCCGCAGTACGAGATCACCCGCCAGGTCATCGAGCGCATGAACTCGCAGCGCTGA
- the lpxD gene encoding UDP-3-O-(3-hydroxymyristoyl)glucosamine N-acyltransferase: protein MSATVFTLGELAGRLGATLRGAADKPIRGLATLQDAGPEQLSFLSNAQYRKYLADTRAGVVLLTAADAEGYAGDVLLVANPYLAFAQLSHLFDTKPVAPAGVHPTAIVAADAQVDPTASIGAYAVIESGARIAAGVTVGAHCVVGARSEIGEGGWLAPRVTLYHDVKIGKRVVIQSGAVLGGEGFGFANEKGVWQKIAQIGGVVLGDDVEVGANTTIDRGALADTVIGNGVKLDNQIMIAHNVQIGDHTAMAGCVGISGSTKIGKHCMIAGGVGMVGHIEVCDNVFVTGMTMVTRSITEPGAYSSGTAMQTAADWKKSAARIRQLDDMAKRLRELEKRLAAVTPDGQASSDA, encoded by the coding sequence ATGAGCGCAACTGTCTTCACCCTCGGCGAACTGGCCGGGCGTCTCGGCGCTACCCTGCGTGGCGCCGCGGACAAGCCGATCCGCGGCCTGGCGACCCTGCAGGATGCCGGACCCGAGCAGCTGAGCTTTCTGTCCAACGCCCAGTACCGCAAATACCTCGCCGATACCCGTGCCGGCGTGGTGCTGCTGACTGCCGCTGATGCCGAAGGCTATGCCGGCGATGTACTGCTGGTGGCCAATCCCTACCTGGCCTTCGCCCAGCTTTCCCACCTGTTCGACACCAAGCCCGTTGCCCCTGCCGGGGTGCACCCGACTGCCATCGTCGCCGCCGACGCCCAGGTCGATCCGACTGCCAGCATCGGTGCCTACGCGGTGATCGAGAGCGGCGCACGCATCGCCGCTGGCGTCACCGTCGGCGCCCACTGCGTGGTCGGCGCGCGCAGCGAGATCGGCGAGGGTGGCTGGCTGGCGCCACGAGTGACCCTTTACCACGATGTGAAGATCGGCAAGCGCGTGGTCATTCAGTCCGGCGCCGTGCTCGGTGGCGAGGGCTTCGGCTTCGCCAACGAGAAGGGCGTGTGGCAGAAGATCGCGCAGATCGGCGGCGTGGTGCTGGGTGACGACGTGGAAGTCGGCGCCAACACCACCATCGACCGCGGGGCCTTGGCCGATACCGTTATCGGCAACGGTGTGAAGCTGGATAATCAGATCATGATCGCGCACAACGTGCAGATCGGTGATCACACCGCCATGGCCGGCTGCGTTGGCATCTCCGGCAGCACCAAGATCGGCAAGCACTGCATGATCGCTGGTGGCGTCGGCATGGTCGGGCACATCGAAGTGTGCGACAACGTGTTCGTCACCGGCATGACCATGGTCACCCGCTCGATCACCGAACCAGGCGCCTATTCTTCCGGTACCGCCATGCAGACCGCTGCCGACTGGAAGAAGAGTGCCGCGCGTATTCGTCAACTGGACGACATGGCGAAGCGCCTGCGCGAGCTGGAAAAGCGCCTCGCCGCCGTGACCCCGGACGGTCAGGCCTCATCTGATGCCTGA
- the lpxB gene encoding lipid-A-disaccharide synthase has protein sequence MSRPLRVALVAGEASGDILGAGLMQALKQQHPQVEFIGVGGPRMEAEGLVSAFPMERLAVMGLVEVLGRLRELLARRKRLIQDLIAAKPDLFIGIDAPDFNLTLELKLRQAGIKTVHYVSPSVWAWRQKRVLKIRDACDLMLTLFPFEARFYLEHQVPVRFVGHPLANTIPLQADRAGAREALGLALDEPVVALLPGSRGGEVARLGALFLDAAERLRTLRPGIRFVLPCANAERRAQLEAMLAGRNLPLLLLDGRSHEALAACDAVLIASGTATLEALLHKRPMVVAYKVAPLTYRILKRLVKSPYISLPNLLAERLLVPELIQDAATPDALAQTLAPLLDDGAVQTEGFDVIHRALRQDASQQAADAVLKLVGQA, from the coding sequence ATGAGTCGCCCCCTTCGTGTTGCGCTGGTGGCCGGCGAGGCTTCCGGCGATATCCTCGGCGCCGGCCTGATGCAGGCGCTCAAGCAGCAACATCCCCAGGTCGAGTTCATCGGCGTCGGCGGTCCGCGCATGGAGGCCGAGGGGCTTGTCTCCGCCTTCCCCATGGAGCGCCTGGCGGTGATGGGCCTGGTCGAGGTGCTGGGGCGCCTGCGCGAGCTGCTGGCGCGGCGCAAGCGCCTGATTCAGGACCTGATCGCCGCCAAACCGGACCTGTTCATCGGCATCGATGCCCCGGATTTCAACCTGACCCTCGAGCTCAAGCTGCGCCAGGCCGGCATCAAGACCGTGCACTACGTCAGTCCTTCGGTATGGGCTTGGCGGCAGAAGCGCGTGCTGAAGATCCGCGACGCCTGCGACCTGATGCTGACGCTGTTCCCCTTCGAGGCGCGTTTCTACCTGGAGCACCAGGTGCCGGTGCGCTTCGTCGGTCATCCACTGGCCAACACCATACCGCTGCAGGCGGACCGCGCCGGCGCCCGCGAGGCGCTCGGCCTGGCGCTGGATGAGCCGGTGGTGGCCCTGCTGCCGGGAAGCCGGGGTGGCGAAGTGGCGCGCCTGGGCGCGCTGTTCCTCGATGCCGCCGAGCGCCTGCGCACACTGCGCCCCGGTATCCGCTTCGTGCTGCCCTGTGCCAATGCCGAGCGCCGCGCGCAGCTGGAGGCCATGCTGGCCGGGCGCAACCTGCCGCTGCTGTTGCTCGATGGCCGCTCTCATGAAGCGCTGGCCGCCTGCGATGCGGTACTGATCGCCTCCGGTACCGCCACCCTGGAAGCCCTGCTGCACAAGCGGCCGATGGTGGTGGCCTACAAGGTGGCGCCGCTGACCTACCGCATCCTCAAGCGCCTGGTGAAGAGCCCCTACATCTCGCTGCCCAACCTGCTGGCCGAGCGTTTGCTGGTGCCCGAGCTGATCCAGGATGCCGCAACCCCCGACGCCCTGGCCCAGACGCTGGCGCCGCTGCTGGACGATGGCGCGGTGCAGACCGAAGGCTTCGACGTTATCCACCGCGCGTTGCGCCAGGATGCCTCGCAGCAGGCCGCCGATGCCGTGCTCAAGCTGGTTGGGCAGGCCTGA
- the lpxA gene encoding acyl-ACP--UDP-N-acetylglucosamine O-acyltransferase: protein MSLIDPRAIIDPSAKLAADVQVGPWSIIGPDVEIGEGTVIGPHVVLKGPTVIGRHNKIYQFSSVGEDTPDLKYKGEPTRLVIGDHNVIREGVTIHRGTVQDRSETTIGDHNLLMAYVHVGHDSVIGNHCILVNNTALAGHVHMDDWAILSGFTLVHQFCRIGAHSFSGMGTAIGKDVPAYVTVFGNPAEARSMNFEGMRRRGFSAEAIAALRRAYKVVYRQGLTVEQALAELAESASQFPEVAVFRDSVQASTRGITR from the coding sequence ATGAGTTTGATTGACCCTCGCGCCATCATCGACCCTTCGGCCAAGTTGGCCGCGGATGTCCAGGTCGGCCCCTGGTCGATCATCGGACCCGATGTGGAAATCGGCGAGGGTACCGTGATTGGCCCGCACGTGGTGCTCAAGGGCCCGACCGTGATCGGCCGGCACAACAAGATCTACCAGTTCTCCTCGGTGGGCGAGGACACGCCCGACCTCAAGTACAAGGGTGAGCCGACCCGGCTGGTCATTGGCGATCACAACGTGATCCGCGAAGGTGTCACCATCCACCGTGGCACCGTGCAGGACCGCTCCGAGACCACCATCGGCGACCACAACCTGCTGATGGCCTATGTGCACGTCGGTCACGACAGCGTGATCGGCAACCACTGCATCCTGGTCAACAACACTGCGCTGGCTGGCCATGTGCACATGGACGACTGGGCGATCCTTTCCGGCTTCACCCTGGTCCACCAGTTCTGCCGCATCGGCGCCCACAGCTTCTCCGGCATGGGCACGGCCATCGGCAAGGACGTGCCAGCCTACGTCACCGTGTTCGGCAACCCGGCCGAGGCGCGCAGCATGAACTTCGAGGGCATGCGCCGTCGCGGCTTCAGTGCCGAGGCCATCGCCGCCCTGCGCCGAGCCTACAAGGTGGTCTACCGCCAGGGCCTGACCGTCGAGCAGGCGCTGGCCGAGCTGGCCGAGTCCGCTTCCCAGTTCCCGGAAGTGGCGGTGTTCCGCGATTCCGTCCAGGCCTCGACGCGCGGCATTACCCGCTGA